The Daucus carota subsp. sativus chromosome 9, DH1 v3.0, whole genome shotgun sequence genome window below encodes:
- the LOC108202744 gene encoding uncharacterized protein LOC108202744 — protein sequence MGSRVKICVHHHGTTDIIEDVDTSKLCMLHLLKYSEKFKYSKYDFLYFQTDGHSFEKGVRLLYDQNTLDDMLKVCKPYNLINIYVDHKKRFQCTDELPNKDKLLKFNIKDYDLEEDEMGGADHYLDEEEIEGGDFDLEYEAEEGEYDEEGDVSDADRQEGRNTFKVPDLDIDIDEEEFASDELRSENESSGGEYVKQGYVSVAPGKKTKKKFKLYNENKDGPFKFEIGMKFSSMEEFRTVVREYGVRERRALHFITNDNDRVQVGCEKGCRFYIWCGKLRDAQAVQIKTLLDDHLCTKPYYNNLISVKFLTEKYGDRIRHNPQWKVKDMMETIREELEVEVPRIKCSRVRKAVLQGVFDSLKVHYSRVRDFGHELLKNNPQNRVDIRTSRVSDDDVNKFKRMYICYHALKQGWKLGCRPVLGLDGCFLKTPCGGQLLSAVGRDGNNMMFPVAYAIVESESIDSWKWFIELLGEDLSLGDGHGYTIISDQQKGLDNAIKHYLPRVEHRLCTRHLYANIRKRYKTGAIRKAFWFAACATYPAAHQRIMKGLEKLSKPLSDKLKNLPPSSWSKAFFGTHSVCDNVENNMSESFNSWILNERFLPILSMFQELHFKLMTRIRQNREKMLATECTICPNIKLKLDKAVTASRNWQASWDGDRTYMVRQGTRSVTVDLDRKTCDCRHWDLTGIPCPHAVSAIHDRRHQPIDYVSKYYSKDMYLKAYSQSISALRGEEFWEFTSACELLPPEMPTALRGRPKRLRRREEWEGGTQNKGQANMSQVHDVPDLQKYRGGKVMHCSLCKKPGHKKTTCPTRHDQQRNAQQENDAQAENTYDQNTTVNKQSGTCRPKLPVRRPAAPGVVIKDPIPTPKTTPDLNDVLKKNKDKVSETSCTKRKDKPYWMTNCLRKKKP from the exons ATGGGTTCTAGGGTTAAGATTTGTGTACACCATCATGGTACTACTGACATTATTGAAGATGTGGATACTAGCAAATTATGTATGCTCCATCTGTTGAAATATTCAGAAAAGTTTAAGTATAGCAAATATGATTTTCTTTACTTCCAAACTGATGGGCATAGCTTTGAGAAAGGGGTAAGACTACTGTATGATCAGAACACATTGGATGATATGTTGAAAGTTTGTAAGCCatataatttgattaatatttatgtTGATCATAAAAAGAGGTTCCAATGTACTGATGAACTACCAAAcaaagataaattattaaaatttaatatcaaaGATTATGATTTGGAAGAAGATGAAATGGGAGGTGCTGATCATTACTTAGATGAAGAGGAAATAGAGGGTGGTGATTTTGATTTGGAGTATGAAGCAGAAGAGGGTGAATATGATGAGGAAGGTGATGTTAGTGATGCTGACAGACAGGAAGGCAGGAACACTTTCAAGGTTCCTGATTTAGATATAGATATTGATGAGGAGGAGTTTGCTAGTGATGAACTAAGATCTGAAAATGAATCTAGTGGGGGTGAATATGTTAAACAAGGTTATGTGAGTGTTGCTCCTggtaaaaaaacaaagaaaaaattcAAGTTATATAATGAGAACAAAGATGGTCCTTTTAAGTTTGAAATTGGCATGAAATTTTCATCTATGGAGGAATTTAGGACTGTTGTTAGAGAATATGGGGTCAGGGAGAGAAGAGCTCTTCATTTCATTACAAATGACAATGACAGGGTCCAAGTGGGGTGTGAGAAAGGCTGCAGATTTTATATTTGGTGTGGCAAGTTAAGAGATGCACAGGCTGTTCAGATTAAGACATTGCTTGACGACCATCTATGCACTAAGCCCTATTATAATAATCTGATAAGTGTTAAGTTTTTAACAGAAAAATATGGTGATAGGATTAGACATAATCCACAATGGAAGGTGAAGGATATGATGGAAACAATTAGAGAAGAGCTTGAAGTAGAAGTGCCTAGAATCAAGTGCTCTAGGGTTAGAAAAGCTGTTTTGCAAGGTGTATTTGATAGTTTGAAAGTACATTACTCTAGGGTAAGGGACTTTGGTCATGAATTGCTGAAAAATAACCCTCAAAATAGAGTTGATATTAGAACAAGCAGGGTCAGTGATGATGATGTGAACAAATTCAAAAGGATGTATATATGCTATCATGCACTAAAACAGGGATGGAAACTAGGTTGCAGGCCAGTATTAGGACTCGATGGATGTTTTCTGAAAACACCTTGCGGGGGCCAATTATTGAGTGCAGTAGGCCGGGATGGAAACAACATGATGTTTCCAGTAGCATATGCGATTGTAGAGTCTGAAAGTATAGATAGTTGGAAGTGGTTCATTGAGTTGCTTGGAGAGGATTTGTCGCTTGGAGATGGTCATGGTTATACCATCATTTCTGATCAGCAGAAG GGTTTGGATAATGCAATTAAACACTATCTTCCAAGAGTGGAGCACAGGCTGTGCACAAGGCACCTTTATGCTAACATTAGAAAAAG ATACAAAACCGGTGCTATTAGAAAGGCTTTTTGGTTTGCTGCTTGTGCAACATACCCTGCTGCTCATCAGAGAATCATGAAGGGTTTAGAAAAGTTATCAAAGCCTCTCtctgataaattaaaaaacttgcCTCCAAGTAGCTGGTCTAAAGCTTTTTTTGGAACACACTCGGTATGTGACAATGTTGAGAACAACATGTCCGAGTCTTTCAACTCTTGGATCCTAAATGAAAG ATTTCTGCCAATTTTGAGTATGTTTCAGGAGTTACATTTCAAACTCATGACAAGAATTAGACAAAACAGGGAGAAAATGTTAGCGACTGAATGTACAATCTGTCCTAACATTAAGCTCAAACTTGACAAAGCTGTGACTGCTTCCAGGAATTGGCAAGCATCATGGGATGGTGATAGAACTTATATG GTTAGACAGGGTACAAGGTCTGTCACTGTGGACTTAGATAGAAAAACATGTGACTGTAGGCACTGGGATTTGACGGGAATTCCCTGTCCACATGCTGTGAGTGCTATTCACGACAGGAGACATCAGCCTATTGATTATGTTTCAAAGTATTACTCTAAAGACATGTATCTGAAGGCTTATAGTCAATCAATCTCAGCTCTAAGGGGAGAAGAATTTTGGGAATTCACTTCAGCTTGTGAACTACTACCACCTGAAATGCCTACTGCACTAAGAGGGAGACCTAAGAGGTTGAGGAGAAGGGAGGAGTGGGAAGGAGGGACTCAAAATAAGGGTCAAGCAAACATGTCTCAAGTTCATGATGTCCCGGATTTACAGAAATATAGGGGAGGTAAAGTAATGCACTGCAGTCTATGTAAGAAGCCTGGACATAAGAAGACAACTTGTCCTACTAGGCATGACCAACAAAGAAATGCACAACAAGAGAATGATGCACAAGCTGAAAATACTTATGATCAGAACACCACAGTGAATAAACAGAGTGGCACATGCAGGCCCAAGTTACCGGTGAGGAGACCTGCAGCACCTGGTGTGGTCATCAAAGACCCCATACCGACTCCAAAGACAACCCCTGATTTAAATGAtgttctaaaaaaaaataaggacaaagTTAGTGAAACATCATGCACTAAAAGGAAGGATAAGCCTTACTGGATGACTAACTGCTTGAGGAAGAAAAAACCTTAA
- the LOC108203079 gene encoding protein WVD2-like 7 isoform X1 has protein sequence MMAGSKIEDPFQLSFKADSWHSGSISFGRFETESLSWERKSSFSHNRYLEEVEKYSKPGSVSEKKAYFEAHYRKKALLRQRLSESQNGSEYQDVEIEGSENMDHGEDFDNSDAEIQQFTHSEESPDGWEYGGECAVSSHEGEGKGVLYSENEILIAMSSGDAVNITRESVKTGHENLIQVSQTEVEISPHINDESSVKQDPEDEMLQVCLTSTAVGSSLSSQTDKRDDNISSKQVSSSKGTTAVETKLARRGLKHHAQQGIISGGAPKRTEKKLSRSEKGGPPILKTEKKSLQTAVPSKCLIRKFPKSEHLCRSKAKTNLENGSSEKEARTTKVAGSQSSGSEQAVRSGHQMEYRSNQSLSSRKEGVKQFSSGFNFKSDQRADKRKEYFNKLEEQMHAKEAEINQIQARTQEKTDAEIKQLRKSLNFRATPMPSFYHGAVSDTDRNKAKPSKVQSKSFSKRRPGSTKSKPEKGQCREPVIIKELPEVTMLTNSHKNSAASSRERNHPSEAGGNSEANPKIVQPQKLKSTVGRKVVKEQVVESKQKVGYRRSSNQMMRKNVKGVDMGSDSKMGHRAVGIAS, from the exons ATGATGGCTGGTAGCAAAATTGAAGACCCTTTTCAACTTAGTTTCAAG GCAGATTCATGGCACTCTGGCTCAATCTCATTTGGAAGGTTTGAAACTGAGTCATTGTCCTGGGAAAGGAAGTCTTCTTTCTCACATAACAGATATCTTGAAGAGGTCGAGAAATACTCAAAGCCAGGTTCTGTCTCTGAGAAGAAGGCTTATTTTGAGGCTCATTACAGAAAAAAAGCCCTCTTGAGACAGAGGTTGTCAGAGAGCCAAAATGGATCAGAATACCAGGATGTTGAGATTGAAGGCTCAGAGAACATGGATCATGGAGAGGATTTTGACAATTCTGATGCAGAAATCCAACAATTTACACACTCTGAGGAGAGTCCTGACGGTTGGGAATATGGCGGGGAATGTGCAGTAAGCAGTCATGAAGGAGAGGGTAAGGGAGTCTTATATTCTGAAAATGAGATTCTAATTGCTATGAGCAGCGGTGATGCTGTGAACATCACTAGGGAATCTGTTAAGACTGGTCATGAGAACCTTATACAAGTGAGTCAAACTGAAGTTGAAATTTCACCACATATCAATGATGAATCATCCGTTAAACAGGATCCAGAGGATGAAATGTTACAGGTTTGTTTGACATCTACAGCTGTTGGCTCATCCTTAAGTAGTCAAACAGACAAGAGAGATGATAATATAAGCTCCAAACAAGTTTCATCTTCCAAG GGAACGACTGCAGTAGAAACTAAACTTGCAAGGCGAGGACTGAAGCATCATGCTCAGCAGGGTATCATTTCTGGTGGAGCACCTAAGAGAACTGAAAAGAAACTCAGTAGAAGTGAAAAAGGAGGTCCTCCTATACTGAAAACGGAAAAGAAGTCATTACAAACTGCTGTTCCATCAAAATGTTTGATACGAAAATTTCCAAAATCAGAG CATTTATGTAGGTCAAAAGCTAAAACAAATCTTGAGAACGGAAG CAGCGAAAAAGAAGCTAGAACAACTAAAGTAGCTGGATCTCAGTCATCTGGATCTGAGCAGGCTGTTCGTAGCGGACATCAAATGGAATATAG GTCGAATCAGAGTTTAAGTTCAAGGAAGGAAGGTGTGAAACAGTTCTCTTCAGGCTTTAATTTTAAAAGCGATCAACGAGCTGACAAGAGAAAGGAG TATTTCAATAAATTGGAGGAGCAGATGCATGCAAAAGAAGCTGAGATAAATCAAATACAAGCAAGGACACAG GAAAAGACGGATGCTGAGATTAAACAGTTAAGAAAAAGTCTTAATTTCAGAGCAACACCAATGCCTTCATTTTATCATGGAGCAGTATCTGATACTGATAGAAATAAG GCTAAACCAAGTAAAGTCCAGAGCAAGTCTTTTTCAAAGAGGAGGCCTGGTTCTACAAAAAGCAAGCCTGAAAAAGGCCAATGTCGCGAGCCTGTAATTATCAAAGAACTGCCAGAGGTGACAATGTTGACAAACTCTCATAAAAACTCCGCGGCTTCATCAAGAGAAAGAAACCATCCTTCAGAAGCTGGAGGAAATAGTGAAGCTAATCCGAAGATTGTCCAACCTCAAAAACTTAAATCAACAGTTGGAAGAAAGGTAGTAAAGGAACAAGTGGTTGAGAGTAAGCAGAAAGTAGGATACAGGAGGAGTAGCAaccagatgatgaggaagaatgtgaaAGGTGTTGACATGGGAAGCGATTCCAAGATGGGGCATCGAGCTGTTGGCATTGCCTcctaa
- the LOC108203079 gene encoding protein WVD2-like 7 isoform X2 — translation MMAGSKIEDPFQLSFKADSWHSGSISFGRFETESLSWERKSSFSHNRYLEEVEKYSKPGSVSEKKAYFEAHYRKKALLRQRLSESQNGSEYQDVEIEGSENMDHGEDFDNSDAEIQQFTHSEESPDGWEYGGECAVSSHEGEGKGVLYSENEILIAMSSGDAVNITRESVKTGHENLIQVSQTEVEISPHINDESSVKQDPEDEMLQVCLTSTAVGSSLSSQTDKRDDNISSKQVSSSKGTTAVETKLARRGLKHHAQQGIISGGAPKRTEKKLSRSEKGGPPILKTEKKSLQTAVPSKCLIRKFPKSEHLCRSKAKTNLENGSEKEARTTKVAGSQSSGSEQAVRSGHQMEYRSNQSLSSRKEGVKQFSSGFNFKSDQRADKRKEYFNKLEEQMHAKEAEINQIQARTQEKTDAEIKQLRKSLNFRATPMPSFYHGAVSDTDRNKAKPSKVQSKSFSKRRPGSTKSKPEKGQCREPVIIKELPEVTMLTNSHKNSAASSRERNHPSEAGGNSEANPKIVQPQKLKSTVGRKVVKEQVVESKQKVGYRRSSNQMMRKNVKGVDMGSDSKMGHRAVGIAS, via the exons ATGATGGCTGGTAGCAAAATTGAAGACCCTTTTCAACTTAGTTTCAAG GCAGATTCATGGCACTCTGGCTCAATCTCATTTGGAAGGTTTGAAACTGAGTCATTGTCCTGGGAAAGGAAGTCTTCTTTCTCACATAACAGATATCTTGAAGAGGTCGAGAAATACTCAAAGCCAGGTTCTGTCTCTGAGAAGAAGGCTTATTTTGAGGCTCATTACAGAAAAAAAGCCCTCTTGAGACAGAGGTTGTCAGAGAGCCAAAATGGATCAGAATACCAGGATGTTGAGATTGAAGGCTCAGAGAACATGGATCATGGAGAGGATTTTGACAATTCTGATGCAGAAATCCAACAATTTACACACTCTGAGGAGAGTCCTGACGGTTGGGAATATGGCGGGGAATGTGCAGTAAGCAGTCATGAAGGAGAGGGTAAGGGAGTCTTATATTCTGAAAATGAGATTCTAATTGCTATGAGCAGCGGTGATGCTGTGAACATCACTAGGGAATCTGTTAAGACTGGTCATGAGAACCTTATACAAGTGAGTCAAACTGAAGTTGAAATTTCACCACATATCAATGATGAATCATCCGTTAAACAGGATCCAGAGGATGAAATGTTACAGGTTTGTTTGACATCTACAGCTGTTGGCTCATCCTTAAGTAGTCAAACAGACAAGAGAGATGATAATATAAGCTCCAAACAAGTTTCATCTTCCAAG GGAACGACTGCAGTAGAAACTAAACTTGCAAGGCGAGGACTGAAGCATCATGCTCAGCAGGGTATCATTTCTGGTGGAGCACCTAAGAGAACTGAAAAGAAACTCAGTAGAAGTGAAAAAGGAGGTCCTCCTATACTGAAAACGGAAAAGAAGTCATTACAAACTGCTGTTCCATCAAAATGTTTGATACGAAAATTTCCAAAATCAGAG CATTTATGTAGGTCAAAAGCTAAAACAAATCTTGAGAACGGAAG CGAAAAAGAAGCTAGAACAACTAAAGTAGCTGGATCTCAGTCATCTGGATCTGAGCAGGCTGTTCGTAGCGGACATCAAATGGAATATAG GTCGAATCAGAGTTTAAGTTCAAGGAAGGAAGGTGTGAAACAGTTCTCTTCAGGCTTTAATTTTAAAAGCGATCAACGAGCTGACAAGAGAAAGGAG TATTTCAATAAATTGGAGGAGCAGATGCATGCAAAAGAAGCTGAGATAAATCAAATACAAGCAAGGACACAG GAAAAGACGGATGCTGAGATTAAACAGTTAAGAAAAAGTCTTAATTTCAGAGCAACACCAATGCCTTCATTTTATCATGGAGCAGTATCTGATACTGATAGAAATAAG GCTAAACCAAGTAAAGTCCAGAGCAAGTCTTTTTCAAAGAGGAGGCCTGGTTCTACAAAAAGCAAGCCTGAAAAAGGCCAATGTCGCGAGCCTGTAATTATCAAAGAACTGCCAGAGGTGACAATGTTGACAAACTCTCATAAAAACTCCGCGGCTTCATCAAGAGAAAGAAACCATCCTTCAGAAGCTGGAGGAAATAGTGAAGCTAATCCGAAGATTGTCCAACCTCAAAAACTTAAATCAACAGTTGGAAGAAAGGTAGTAAAGGAACAAGTGGTTGAGAGTAAGCAGAAAGTAGGATACAGGAGGAGTAGCAaccagatgatgaggaagaatgtgaaAGGTGTTGACATGGGAAGCGATTCCAAGATGGGGCATCGAGCTGTTGGCATTGCCTcctaa